ATTAATTGTCTTAGCACTAGCTCGTTTCAATGCATCAATCATAATTAATAATTCTAGCAAATGGTCATTCACAGGGTTATTCGTTGATTGAATAATATAAACATGGTCCCCACGAATACTTTCTTCAATATTAATTTGAATTTCTCCATCGCTAAAGTGACGCACACTACTTTTACCTAGCTCAATTCCCACCACCTCGGCTATTTTTTCTGCCAATGGTTGATTAGCGTTTAAACTAAAAATTTTCAATGATGGATCTTTATAAGATGTTGTCATGATACCCTCCAACTGTATTTTTTATTCTCTTGTTACTGTACCATAAAAAGAGGAAATAAACAGCCATTTCTGTTTATTTCCTCTCGCTAAATGGTGATAACAAGCTGTTTAGTTAAATTATTTAGTTAAATCTATTTTTTTACTGATCCAATGAATCAACACTCCGCCAATCGTCATTGAGACGAATTCGCCTAATCCGATTGTTAACCAACTGAACCAAAATGGAATACCTAATAATAGAGTCAATTGAGCTGCAATTGTAAACATTGAAAAGCTACAAATCAATGCTGTCACAGCTAACTTAACGAACTGATTTTTTATTTTTCGGGTCACAAAATAAACCAATACTAAGACACAAAAAGTCGATAGGCCCCCCACAATGACATCAATCATCCCCAGTGGTGACGCTAAATTGGCTAACATAACACCTAATGTGACAGCGATAATATAACGCTTATTAAATACAGCTAAATAATTAAACATTTCAGCTAATCTAAATTGAATAGCGCCAAAGCTAATCACCGAAAAAACTAAAGTGACGGTTACATACAAAGCTGTTACTAAAGCCATCTTCGTTAAGGATGCTGCAGACCATTTTGCAGATTGGTTTTTCTCAAATTTATTCATTTTATTTCTCCTTTGTAAATTCCTGCAGTATTCTAAGAACCCGCCTTGGAATTTAGTGTTAACTACGACCAAAGGAAGTGAAACACGAGTCTGAGTTCAGATTGTGCGCCAACAAAGTGTCGTAGTGTCGTGCTAATTAGAAAGTATCTAACTTTATTTAGTATACCTTATTTCTCTCGATTTTTAAAAATTTTATTTTTCTAACCAGCCACCATCAATAGGTAGCACTGTACCATGGATATAATCTGCCAAACTGCTAGCTAAAAACAGCGTTAGATCTGCTACTTCTTTAGGTTGAGCCCATCTTCCAGCTGGTGTTTCCTTCGCCACCCATTTTGCCATTTCACCTGTTCCTGCAAAATCAGCTTTGTTCATGGGGGTTTCGATTGCACCTGGAGCAATTGCATTACAGCGAATCCCATGTTTAGCATAGTCATAGTCTAGCTGTTTCGTGTAGCCAATAATACCATGTTTCGCTGTGGTGTATGCCGCTCCGCCGCCTCCTGCAACTAATCCCGCAATGGAAGCCATATTCACAATTACGCCATACTTTTGCTCTAACATCCCCGGTAAAATTGCATTAGCGACAAAATACATTCCTTTTAAGTTTGTATTTAGGACACGATCCCACAGAGCTTCATCCGTTTCTAAAGTTGGAGTATAGTTATCTAATATCCCAGCTGTATTTAATAGAATATCAATTTTCCCAAAAGTAGATAGTGCCGTTTTCACAGCTTCTTTAACATCTTTTTGTTGAGCGACGTCTCCAGTTAAATAGGCAAAATTCTGGCCTATACTATTTTGGAATACAGCATTAGTTAAGACATCCGGTTCGACAATATCCATTCCAAAAACAGTCGCACCTTGCTTTAAAAAGGCCTCAGCCTGAGCCAATCCAATACCAGAAGAAATCCCTGTTATAAACACTACTTTTTCCTTAAATTCATCAATGATCATCGATTCCCCTCATTTCCAGTTGCTTTAAAACA
This Carnobacterium maltaromaticum DSM 20342 DNA region includes the following protein-coding sequences:
- a CDS encoding QueT transporter family protein, producing MNKFEKNQSAKWSAASLTKMALVTALYVTVTLVFSVISFGAIQFRLAEMFNYLAVFNKRYIIAVTLGVMLANLASPLGMIDVIVGGLSTFCVLVLVYFVTRKIKNQFVKLAVTALICSFSMFTIAAQLTLLLGIPFWFSWLTIGLGEFVSMTIGGVLIHWISKKIDLTK
- a CDS encoding 3-oxoacyl-ACP reductase, encoding MIIDEFKEKVVFITGISSGIGLAQAEAFLKQGATVFGMDIVEPDVLTNAVFQNSIGQNFAYLTGDVAQQKDVKEAVKTALSTFGKIDILLNTAGILDNYTPTLETDEALWDRVLNTNLKGMYFVANAILPGMLEQKYGVIVNMASIAGLVAGGGGAAYTTAKHGIIGYTKQLDYDYAKHGIRCNAIAPGAIETPMNKADFAGTGEMAKWVAKETPAGRWAQPKEVADLTLFLASSLADYIHGTVLPIDGGWLEK